The following DNA comes from Polynucleobacter necessarius.
AAGCCATATCCAAGAAGGGAATCAAGCCTTTGTTCTTACAGATATCAATCACTTGACGCCATTGAGCTTCGGTAATATCCGCGCCGGTTGGGTTGTGACAACAAGCGTGCAACAGCACAGTAGTGTTCTTTGGGAAAGACTCTAAAGACTTCACCATGCCATCAAAATCAACACCGCGAGTTTTGCCATCGAAGTAGGTGTACTGAAGCACTTCGAAGCCAGCGGATTCAAAAATGCCGCGGTGGTTTTCCCAGGTTGGGTTGCTAATAGCGCATGGCGCGTTTAAGTTCAGGCGTTTAATAAAGTCGGCGCCAACGCGCAATGCGCCTGTACCACCTAAACATTGAGCGGTAACAACACGACCATCTTTAATGGGTGCAGAGTCAGCGCAAAACAATAGCTTTTGCACTGCGCTGTTGTAGGGGTTTGGACCTTCGATAGGGATGTAGCTACGTGGAGAGTGCTTTGCAACAATCGCCTCTTCCGCTTGAATCACCGCTTTTAAAAGAGGCACCTTGCCTTCGTCTGTGTAATACACGCCAACACCTAAATTCACTTTGTCAGCGCGTTGGTCTGCACCGTAGGCTTCTGTGAGGCCAAAAATAGGATCTTGAGGGGCAAATGGGACTGAGGCAAACAGGATCATTTGAGGTCGAAAGTGGTGGTTTTAGGCTGGGTTTGTTCTTAATTGACGTTAACTTCAGTTTAATTTTCGGTTTTTGAGGCCAGAAGCAACTATTTCCTAAGAAAAAACGGCAAAATCATTGTTTGTACAAAATTCGCTGTGAAGAAATCTCACGGATGAAATAAATGATAGCCGATATGTTCCCTAAGTTACCTAAAACTGGATCAAAATCTGAAGTAAAAGCGGAGAAGAAAAGCTCGGCTGTAGATCCTTTGGGCGAGGTCGGTCACGACCTAGATCCTGCCAAGTTCGTGACCTTTCCTGACTCCCCTTATTACCTGTATCAGCGCTTTCCGCCGGCAGGAGACCAGCCTCAGGCAATTGATGCCCTGGTTGAGGGCATTGAGGATGGACTGACTTTTCAGACGCTTTTGGGGGTTACAGGGTCAGGAAAGACCTTCACAATGGCCAATGTGATTGCCAGAACCGGTCGTCCAGCCATCATTTTTGCCCCGAATAAGACCTTGGCTGCCCAGCTTTACAGTGAATTTAGGGAGTTTTTTCCTAAAAACGCGGTTGAGTACTTCGTGAGTTACTACGACTATTACCAGCCAGAGGCCTATGTTCCTCAGCGGGACCTCTTTATTGAAAAAGACTCTTCGATTAATGAGCATATTGAGCAAATGCGCTTGTCCGCAACAAAGAGTCTATTAGAGCGTCGCGACGTCATTATTGTGGCCACCGTTTCGGCAATTTACGGTATTGGTAATCCAGGCGACTATCACAGCATGGTGATGACATTGCGTCCTGGCGACAAAATGAGTCAGCGGGATATTTTGATGCGCCTGATCGCGATGCAGTATGACCGCAATGCAACCGATTTCAAGCGTGGTGTATTTCGCGTGCGCGGTGACACGATTGACATTTTCCCTGCCGAGCATAATGAGTTAGCGGTTCGGGTTGAATTATTTGATGATGTCATCGAGCGTTTGCAATTATTTGATCCACTTACTGGAAAAATTCGGCAGAAGATTCCGCGTTTTACTGTGTATCCAAGTTCGCATTACGTTACTCCGCGTGACACTGTTTTGAAAGCGATTGAAACAATTAAATCTGAGTTGCGTACTCGTTTGGATGAATTTGTTAAAGACGGAAAATTGGTTGAGGCGAAACGTCTTGAACAGCGCACTCGTTTTGATTTGGAAATGCTCAATGAATTGGGTTTTTGTAAAGGCATTGAAAACTACTCTCGTCATCTCTCCGGTGCCGCTCCAGGCGAGTCCCCGCCTACCCTGGTGGACTATCTGCCCAATGATGCCCTGATGTTCCTAGATGAAAGCCACGTCTTAATTGGCCAGCTCAATGCGATGTATAACGGCGACAAGTCACGCAAGCATACCTTGGTGGAATTTGGTTTCCGTTTGCCTTCTGCGATGGATAATCGTCCGCTTAAATTTACCGAGTTTGAAACGAAAATGCGTCAAACCATTTTTGTCTCCGCGACTCCAGCCGATTACGAAAATACGCATCAAGGTCAAGTGGTGGAGCAAGTGGCTAGACCAACAGGATTGGTCGATCCAGAAATTGAAGTCTTACCAGCAAGCACGCAGGTCGATGATTTGTTGGATCAAATTCATGCACGTGTCAAAGTGGGTGAACGCGTACTGGTGACCGTGTTGACTAAGCGCATGGCTGAACAATTAACCGATTATCTTTCTGATAATGGTGTGAAGGTGCGTTATGTGCACTCGGATATCGACACAGTAGAGCGCGTAGAAATTTTGCGTGACTTACGTCTAGGCGTTTTCGATGTTTTGGTTGGTATTAATTTATTGCGCGAAGGCTTGGATATTCCTGAGGTTTCATTGGTCGCGATTTTGGACGCCGACAAAGAAGGCTTTTTACGCTCCGAACGCAGTTTGATTCAGACGATTGGTCGGGCAGCCCGAAATGTCCGAGGCAAAGCTATTTTGTACGCAGATAAGATCACGGACTCTATGCGCATGGCGATGGGGGAGACCGAAAGACGCCGTACGAAGCAAATTGCCTTCAATAAGCTGCATGGTATTGAGCCTAAAGGGGTTCAAAAGCGGATTAAGGACATTATTGATGGCGTTTACGACGTCAAAGAGAAGCGTCAGGAGATGCAAGTTGAGCAGGAGCGGGCTCGCTATGAGGATATGGGCGAGAAGAATCTGGCGGCTGAAATCAAGCGCCTAGAGCAGCAAATGAATGCTGAAGCCAAGAATTTGGAGTTTGAAAAGGCTGCCAGCACCCGGGATAGACTTACTAATGTGAAAGAAATGGCTTTCGGGGCCAGGTCTAGGGACTCGGTCTACGCGTCTAATTCATTAATTCCTGGCTTGTAAGAGGGATTTTTGGGATAATTCCCGAGCAGATTGCTGGGTCTTATGGTAAGGTTAAGTGGAATGGTCTGGTAATACCCGACCGACTGTTAGCTGTCCATAACACTCCATTATCAAGGTGACATATGAGACTTACAACCAAAGGTCGTTTTGCAGTAACCGCAATGATTGATTTAGCCCTGCGTGAAATACATGGCCCCGTAACTTTGGCCGGAATTAGCCAAAGACAAAAGATTTCCCTTTCCTATCTCGAGCAATTGTTCGGCAAATTACGCCGTTTCAATATCGTGGCAAGTACTCGTGGACCTGGCGGTGGTTATAGCCTGGCCCGACCTTCATCCGAGGTGAGTGTGGCCGACATTATTGTCGCTGTCGATGAGCCTCTCGATGCAACCCAGTGCGGCGGTAAAGGTAACTGTCATACCGACGAAGAAAATCATGGCCGTTGCATGACTCATGACCTCTGGAGCAATCTCAATTCCAAAATGGTTGACTACTTGAGTTCAGTGAGTTTAAAAGATTTAGTTCAGCAGCAAGAAGGGCGCGGCATTGTGATTCAAGACATGCGTCAAAAGAAAATTAAGGTTGAAAGTTCCAAGGCGGATAAACCTGCTGCAGTGCTTGCAGCTAAAAAAGAAGTAGCGCCTAAGGCGCCGCTAGTAAATTCTGTATTTAATCTAGCGCGCCAAAGTTAATAACGAATTATACCTACCGATAGATAAACCATGAACGCCCCAAAAGATTTGCCACAACAACCGGTTCCAATGTTTAGTCCTAAGCACTTCCCGGTGTATATGGACTACTCAGCTACAACACCGATTGATCCTCGTGTGGTTGAGAAGATGTCGCCTTATTTGCGCGAGCAGTTTGGTAATGCCGCTTCACGTAGTCACGCTTATGGCTGGGTGGCTGA
Coding sequences within:
- a CDS encoding amino acid aminotransferase, which codes for MILFASVPFAPQDPIFGLTEAYGADQRADKVNLGVGVYYTDEGKVPLLKAVIQAEEAIVAKHSPRSYIPIEGPNPYNSAVQKLLFCADSAPIKDGRVVTAQCLGGTGALRVGADFIKRLNLNAPCAISNPTWENHRGIFESAGFEVLQYTYFDGKTRGVDFDGMVKSLESFPKNTTVLLHACCHNPTGADITEAQWRQVIDICKNKGLIPFLDMAYQGFAVGIEQDGIAVRLFAESGMSFLVSSSFSKSFSLYGERVGALSIVTQSKDESTRVLSQLKRVIRTNYSNPPTHGAAIAAAVLNSPELRKLWEDELTEMRDRIKAMRHGLVEKLAAAGAKQDLAFIEQQRGMFSYSGLTAEQVERLQKEDGIYALSTGRICVAALNTKNIDKVAKAIARVLA
- the uvrB gene encoding excinuclease ABC subunit UvrB encodes the protein MIADMFPKLPKTGSKSEVKAEKKSSAVDPLGEVGHDLDPAKFVTFPDSPYYLYQRFPPAGDQPQAIDALVEGIEDGLTFQTLLGVTGSGKTFTMANVIARTGRPAIIFAPNKTLAAQLYSEFREFFPKNAVEYFVSYYDYYQPEAYVPQRDLFIEKDSSINEHIEQMRLSATKSLLERRDVIIVATVSAIYGIGNPGDYHSMVMTLRPGDKMSQRDILMRLIAMQYDRNATDFKRGVFRVRGDTIDIFPAEHNELAVRVELFDDVIERLQLFDPLTGKIRQKIPRFTVYPSSHYVTPRDTVLKAIETIKSELRTRLDEFVKDGKLVEAKRLEQRTRFDLEMLNELGFCKGIENYSRHLSGAAPGESPPTLVDYLPNDALMFLDESHVLIGQLNAMYNGDKSRKHTLVEFGFRLPSAMDNRPLKFTEFETKMRQTIFVSATPADYENTHQGQVVEQVARPTGLVDPEIEVLPASTQVDDLLDQIHARVKVGERVLVTVLTKRMAEQLTDYLSDNGVKVRYVHSDIDTVERVEILRDLRLGVFDVLVGINLLREGLDIPEVSLVAILDADKEGFLRSERSLIQTIGRAARNVRGKAILYADKITDSMRMAMGETERRRTKQIAFNKLHGIEPKGVQKRIKDIIDGVYDVKEKRQEMQVEQERARYEDMGEKNLAAEIKRLEQQMNAEAKNLEFEKAASTRDRLTNVKEMAFGARSRDSVYASNSLIPGL
- a CDS encoding Fe-S cluster assembly transcription factor, which gives rise to MRLTTKGRFAVTAMIDLALREIHGPVTLAGISQRQKISLSYLEQLFGKLRRFNIVASTRGPGGGYSLARPSSEVSVADIIVAVDEPLDATQCGGKGNCHTDEENHGRCMTHDLWSNLNSKMVDYLSSVSLKDLVQQQEGRGIVIQDMRQKKIKVESSKADKPAAVLAAKKEVAPKAPLVNSVFNLARQS